The proteins below are encoded in one region of Aquisphaera giovannonii:
- a CDS encoding DUF1559 family PulG-like putative transporter, with product MDRPRRGFTLIELLVVIAIIAVLIALLLPAVQSAREAARRSQCTNNLKQVGIAVHNYVTAFQVLPFGKGKNYVSVLPSAAAYARWSVHSQLLMYIEQGNLFNAINFNLPPETPGMAGDVPFMPPYQNPNRENQTASLAQVATFLCPSDAGDALLSQWPGGNNYLGNLNTWACDMGEALPTDVPDPGAKPSGIFYYLSSVKFAGITDGLSNTAFFSEKIRGRDTNDGNARSDSLIMSGTITPSPTGFEATHANCEALSPQTTTRLTRRQGMSWVMGEMCCTSYNHVGTPNGKTCAGVGFAGTMANMPMQVPPSSLHPGGVNTMMGDGSVRFVKDSVSLTTWRAIGSRNGGEVVSADSF from the coding sequence ATGGACCGTCCTCGCCGCGGCTTCACGCTGATCGAATTGCTGGTCGTCATCGCCATCATCGCCGTGCTCATCGCCCTCCTGCTCCCCGCCGTGCAGTCGGCCCGGGAGGCCGCACGCCGGTCGCAGTGCACCAACAACCTGAAGCAGGTCGGCATCGCGGTCCACAACTACGTGACCGCGTTCCAGGTCCTCCCCTTCGGCAAGGGGAAGAACTATGTGAGCGTGCTCCCGAGCGCCGCGGCCTACGCGCGGTGGTCGGTGCACAGCCAGCTCCTGATGTACATCGAGCAGGGGAACCTGTTCAACGCGATCAACTTCAACCTGCCCCCGGAGACGCCCGGGATGGCCGGCGACGTCCCCTTCATGCCCCCGTATCAGAACCCGAACCGGGAGAACCAGACGGCCTCGCTGGCGCAGGTGGCGACGTTCCTCTGCCCCTCGGACGCCGGCGACGCCCTGCTCTCGCAGTGGCCCGGCGGCAACAACTACCTCGGGAACCTGAACACCTGGGCCTGCGACATGGGCGAGGCGCTCCCGACCGACGTGCCCGACCCGGGCGCGAAGCCCTCCGGCATCTTCTACTACCTGAGCTCCGTCAAGTTCGCCGGCATCACCGACGGCCTCAGCAACACGGCCTTCTTCAGTGAGAAGATCCGCGGCAGGGACACCAACGACGGCAACGCCCGGTCCGACTCGCTCATCATGTCCGGGACGATCACGCCCAGCCCGACCGGCTTCGAGGCGACCCACGCCAACTGCGAGGCGCTCAGCCCCCAGACCACCACGCGGCTGACGCGCCGGCAGGGGATGAGCTGGGTGATGGGCGAGATGTGCTGCACCTCCTACAACCACGTCGGCACCCCCAACGGCAAGACCTGCGCGGGCGTCGGCTTCGCCGGGACGATGGCCAACATGCCGATGCAGGTCCCGCCCTCGAGCCTCCACCCCGGCGGCGTCAACACGATGATGGGGGACGGCTCGGTCCGGTTCGTCAAGGACTCGGTCTCGCTCACCACCTGGCGGGCCATCGGCTCGCGGAACGGCGGCGAGGTCGTCTCCGCGGATTCGTTCTGA
- a CDS encoding heavy metal-binding domain-containing protein, which translates to MTTETPAGIDAAPPPPQGASHAPASRAIRAAAWSARAAWVRARFLVALAAAFLVVGRWDVLRTYWDRWTAPAAREAAMGAVSADTEYFCPMEPGVVSDWPAKCPICHMALVRRKKGDMGPLPDGVIARVQLSPERILLAGVRTAPLRYEPLARTIRLVGPLAAGDASRRLTAETSVEEASWLRPGLEADVLPDPPDGLPARKGKVAAIEGGTRVTIDLPDWTGPIPRLAAATVRIPMADREPFRSMPRGEPPIRPGDPRAVYTCAEHPASTATQAGRCPQDGKALMRSPLAANQKVAWWCPMHPSVCADVPGRKCDECGGMTLVPRVVSYCPAGKVLAVPESAVIDTGARRVVYVEGMPGMFDGVEVRLGPRCGTSYPVVDGLEEGMRVAEAGAFLVDAETRLNPGLAAAYLGARRGDPAAAPAATATAPPGDAEAPADHLDLDELSPADRAVAIAQKTCPVTKKPLGSMGTPVRVEVKGRAVFVCCSGCTGALQANPDRYLPPPPAAHPAHHP; encoded by the coding sequence GTGACGACGGAGACACCGGCCGGGATCGACGCGGCCCCGCCGCCGCCCCAGGGGGCTTCGCATGCCCCCGCCTCGCGCGCAATCCGCGCGGCCGCCTGGTCGGCCCGGGCGGCCTGGGTCCGGGCCCGGTTCCTCGTCGCGCTGGCGGCGGCGTTCCTCGTGGTCGGCCGTTGGGACGTGCTGCGGACGTACTGGGACCGGTGGACCGCGCCGGCCGCGCGCGAGGCGGCCATGGGGGCGGTCTCCGCCGACACGGAGTACTTCTGCCCGATGGAGCCGGGCGTCGTCTCCGACTGGCCGGCGAAGTGCCCGATCTGCCACATGGCGCTCGTCCGCCGCAAGAAGGGGGACATGGGCCCGCTCCCCGACGGCGTGATCGCCCGCGTGCAGCTCTCGCCCGAGCGCATCCTCCTGGCCGGCGTCCGCACGGCCCCCCTGCGGTACGAGCCGCTGGCGCGGACGATCCGCCTGGTCGGGCCGCTGGCCGCGGGCGATGCCTCGCGACGGCTGACGGCGGAGACGAGCGTCGAGGAGGCCTCGTGGCTGCGGCCCGGGCTGGAGGCCGACGTCCTGCCCGACCCGCCGGACGGCCTGCCCGCGAGGAAGGGCAAGGTCGCCGCGATCGAGGGCGGCACGCGCGTGACGATCGATCTCCCCGACTGGACGGGGCCGATCCCGCGCCTGGCCGCGGCGACCGTCCGGATCCCGATGGCCGACCGCGAGCCGTTCCGCTCGATGCCCCGCGGCGAGCCGCCGATCCGGCCGGGCGACCCGAGGGCCGTCTACACCTGCGCCGAGCATCCGGCCTCGACGGCGACCCAGGCCGGCCGCTGCCCCCAGGACGGGAAGGCGCTGATGCGGAGCCCGCTGGCCGCCAACCAGAAGGTCGCCTGGTGGTGCCCGATGCACCCGTCGGTGTGTGCTGACGTGCCGGGGCGGAAATGCGACGAGTGCGGCGGGATGACGCTCGTCCCGCGGGTCGTCTCGTACTGCCCGGCGGGGAAGGTGCTGGCCGTGCCGGAGTCGGCCGTGATCGACACCGGAGCCCGCCGCGTCGTCTACGTCGAGGGCATGCCCGGGATGTTCGACGGCGTGGAGGTCCGCCTCGGCCCCCGCTGCGGCACGTCGTATCCGGTCGTGGACGGGCTCGAGGAGGGCATGCGGGTCGCGGAGGCCGGCGCCTTCCTGGTGGACGCCGAGACGAGGCTCAACCCGGGCCTGGCCGCCGCGTACCTCGGCGCCCGCCGGGGCGATCCGGCGGCCGCCCCCGCCGCGACGGCGACGGCCCCGCCCGGCGACGCGGAGGCGCCCGCGGATCACCTCGACCTGGACGAGCTCTCCCCGGCCGATCGCGCGGTCGCGATCGCGCAGAAGACCTGCCCGGTCACGAAGAAGCCGCTCGGCTCGATGGGGACGCCCGTGCGGGTCGAGGTGAAGGGCCGGGCGGTCTTCGTCTGCTGCTCGGGTTGCACGGGGGCGCTCCAGGCGAATCCCGACAGGTATCTGCCCCCTCCGCCGGCCGCTCACCCCGCGCACCACCCATGA
- a CDS encoding efflux RND transporter permease subunit, protein MTDRLIAFSIRRRWTVLLAGLLLAVAGAFAVRSTPVDAIPDLSEDGVIVFADWPGHAPREVEDQVTYPLTRELQGLRGVRSVRSSSDFGSSTIHVILDGTATIAEGRRGVGERLVRAGASLPAGVVPRLGPDSPATGQIYWYSVEGRGYDLGRLRAIQDWYVRPQLASVPGVAEVASVGGYPIEYAVSVDPLRLRAMGITLRDAEEAVARSNASVGGHAIQKGNAEYLVSGNGWLGGGAADSAPAVVRDLEAVVLPAPGGKAVRLGEVADVAVAPGPRRGILEKDGTEVAGGVILMASGENPLEVTRRIKDRIHELEPGLPPGVVILPFYDRTPLIEGAIDSVRGTIVEAMLTATACVVVVLLHLRTSFVIALTLPLAVLGSFLVMAILRTLGLLDVQANIMSLAGIAISIGVLVDSSVVMAENVMHRLRDRFGDEPARGDLRAVVLPACREVGRPIFFSVLIMILSFLPVFSLGGIEGKMFRPLAITKTLALATVALLSVTLVPALCTVFIRGRIRGEMSSPLVRGVVEVYRPVLAYLLDSPGALAWVIGMTFVVGLAPIGSRPLLLACLGAAIVVVGLVVKGRVARAAALLSLTAAALAAESGMTPIAREFLVPLDEGMIMDMPITVPRASVAESADDLKARDMILCRFPEVDMVVGKAGRAETPTDPAPMDMIETMVNFRPRELWPRRSLDPRDASRMARRVLDRLVADGLVQPPADREGAAEEALADILTRLDVQLREFAYLRNVEFQRDQASNLGPPSHDGLTPGQLALWRAHVRGLDADLVDRAAEVFTRLAVEELLSRLGSTDPDIDASLAKLREHRARPPAVVAHHHAGGSHAMSRPLEAPDLPTIPQLEPIQGELSAEFRRGLVLWRKGPSDLMGFRGELDRAVQVPGWSNIWTMPIQNRVDMLATGVNTTIGVRVLGRSLDDVVATSEAIAAVLKSVPGAADVVADPIRGKGYLEIRPDREKAANLGVSVGDMNDAIEVALGGRVVTSTVEGRERHPVRVRYARDFREDEASARKILVPAVNRRPDGSPRFVPLEEVADIRIGEGPATIKGEDGLLRNYVRLNVRGRGVVDFVEEARRIVAEKVPLPTGVAVDWTGQFEHEVRARRTLSILMPTVLLIILGILYWTYHDLADAALMVLAVPGAIAGGVFFQWLLGFPFSVTVWIGYLACFGMATSTGIIMLVYLRDAVESRGGLASMTEDDLRRATLDGAVHRLRPKLLTEGTTILGLAPILWADGPGADVIRPMAAPVLGGLLIADEVIDLLLPVLFYHVRRRRLARLREGRPGITLSTAPLQANPDGLARV, encoded by the coding sequence ATGACCGACCGCCTCATCGCGTTCTCGATCCGGCGGCGGTGGACGGTCCTCCTCGCGGGCCTGCTGCTCGCCGTCGCCGGGGCCTTCGCCGTCCGGTCCACGCCGGTCGACGCGATCCCGGACCTGTCCGAGGACGGCGTGATCGTCTTCGCCGACTGGCCGGGCCACGCCCCTCGCGAGGTCGAGGACCAGGTGACCTACCCGCTGACCCGCGAGCTGCAAGGGCTGCGGGGCGTGAGATCGGTGCGGTCCTCGAGCGACTTCGGCTCGTCCACGATCCACGTCATCCTCGACGGGACGGCGACCATCGCCGAGGGCCGCCGCGGCGTGGGCGAGCGGCTCGTCCGGGCGGGCGCGTCGCTGCCGGCGGGCGTCGTCCCCCGGCTGGGGCCGGACTCGCCCGCCACGGGGCAGATCTACTGGTACAGCGTCGAGGGCAGGGGGTACGACCTCGGCCGCCTGCGGGCGATCCAGGACTGGTACGTCAGGCCGCAGCTCGCGTCGGTGCCGGGCGTGGCGGAGGTCGCGAGCGTCGGCGGCTACCCGATCGAGTACGCGGTCTCGGTGGACCCGCTCCGGCTGCGGGCGATGGGGATCACGCTCCGCGACGCGGAGGAGGCGGTGGCCCGCTCCAACGCGTCGGTCGGCGGGCACGCGATCCAGAAGGGGAACGCGGAGTACCTCGTCAGCGGCAACGGCTGGCTGGGCGGCGGGGCGGCGGACTCGGCCCCGGCGGTCGTCCGCGACCTGGAGGCGGTCGTCCTGCCCGCGCCCGGCGGCAAGGCCGTGAGGCTGGGCGAGGTCGCCGACGTCGCCGTCGCCCCCGGCCCCCGGCGCGGGATCCTGGAGAAGGACGGGACGGAGGTCGCCGGCGGGGTCATCCTGATGGCATCCGGCGAGAACCCGCTGGAGGTCACCCGGCGCATCAAGGACCGGATCCACGAGCTGGAGCCGGGCCTCCCGCCGGGCGTCGTCATCCTGCCCTTCTACGACCGGACGCCGCTCATCGAGGGGGCGATCGACTCGGTCCGCGGCACCATCGTCGAGGCGATGCTCACCGCGACGGCCTGCGTCGTCGTGGTGCTGCTCCACCTGCGGACCTCGTTCGTGATCGCGCTCACGCTGCCGCTGGCGGTCCTCGGCTCGTTCCTGGTCATGGCGATCCTCCGGACGCTCGGCCTGCTGGACGTGCAGGCGAACATCATGAGCCTGGCCGGCATCGCGATCTCGATCGGCGTGCTCGTCGACTCGTCGGTCGTGATGGCGGAGAACGTGATGCACCGCCTCCGCGACCGGTTCGGCGACGAGCCGGCCCGGGGCGACCTGCGGGCGGTCGTCCTGCCCGCCTGCCGCGAGGTCGGCCGGCCGATCTTCTTCTCCGTGCTCATCATGATCCTCTCGTTCCTGCCGGTCTTCTCCCTGGGCGGGATCGAGGGCAAGATGTTCCGGCCGCTGGCGATCACCAAGACGCTGGCCCTGGCCACGGTGGCCTTGCTGTCGGTGACGCTCGTCCCGGCGCTCTGCACGGTCTTCATCCGGGGCCGGATCCGCGGCGAGATGTCCAGCCCGCTCGTCCGGGGCGTGGTCGAGGTCTACCGGCCGGTGCTCGCCTACCTGCTGGATTCGCCGGGGGCGCTCGCCTGGGTCATCGGGATGACGTTCGTCGTCGGCCTGGCTCCGATCGGCAGCCGGCCGCTCCTGCTGGCGTGCCTGGGCGCGGCGATCGTCGTCGTCGGCCTCGTCGTGAAGGGCCGCGTCGCCAGGGCCGCGGCGCTGCTCTCCCTGACGGCCGCGGCGCTGGCGGCGGAGTCGGGCATGACGCCGATCGCCCGCGAGTTCCTCGTGCCGCTGGACGAGGGGATGATCATGGACATGCCGATCACCGTGCCGCGGGCGTCGGTCGCGGAGTCGGCCGACGACCTCAAGGCCCGCGACATGATCCTCTGCCGGTTCCCCGAGGTGGACATGGTCGTCGGCAAGGCCGGCCGCGCCGAGACCCCGACCGACCCGGCGCCGATGGACATGATCGAGACCATGGTGAACTTCCGGCCCCGCGAGCTCTGGCCGCGGCGGTCGCTCGACCCTCGCGACGCCTCGCGGATGGCGCGGCGGGTCCTGGATCGCCTCGTCGCCGACGGGTTGGTCCAGCCCCCGGCGGATCGCGAGGGCGCCGCGGAGGAGGCCCTCGCCGACATCCTGACGCGGCTCGACGTCCAGTTGCGCGAGTTCGCTTACCTGCGGAACGTGGAGTTCCAGCGGGACCAGGCCTCGAATCTCGGGCCCCCGTCGCACGACGGCCTCACGCCGGGGCAGCTCGCCCTCTGGCGGGCGCACGTCCGCGGGCTGGACGCGGACCTCGTCGACCGCGCCGCGGAGGTCTTCACCAGGCTGGCCGTCGAGGAGCTGCTGTCGCGCCTCGGATCGACCGATCCCGACATCGATGCGTCCCTCGCGAAGCTCCGCGAGCACCGCGCCAGGCCCCCGGCGGTCGTCGCGCACCACCACGCGGGGGGCTCGCACGCGATGAGCCGCCCGCTGGAGGCGCCCGACCTGCCGACGATCCCGCAGCTCGAGCCGATCCAGGGCGAGCTGTCGGCCGAATTCCGCCGCGGCCTGGTCCTCTGGCGGAAGGGGCCGTCGGACCTGATGGGATTCCGGGGCGAGCTCGACCGCGCCGTGCAGGTGCCCGGCTGGTCGAACATCTGGACGATGCCGATCCAGAACCGCGTGGACATGCTGGCCACCGGCGTGAACACGACGATCGGCGTCCGCGTGCTCGGCCGCAGCCTGGACGACGTGGTCGCCACCTCGGAGGCGATCGCGGCCGTGCTCAAGTCCGTGCCGGGCGCCGCGGACGTGGTGGCCGACCCGATCCGCGGCAAGGGCTACCTGGAGATCCGCCCCGACCGCGAGAAGGCCGCCAACCTCGGCGTGAGCGTCGGCGACATGAACGACGCGATCGAGGTCGCCCTGGGCGGGCGCGTCGTCACGTCGACCGTGGAGGGCCGCGAGCGGCACCCCGTCCGCGTCCGCTACGCCCGGGACTTCCGCGAGGACGAGGCCTCGGCCCGCAAGATCCTCGTCCCCGCCGTGAATCGTAGGCCGGACGGCTCGCCGCGGTTCGTCCCGCTGGAGGAGGTCGCCGACATCCGGATCGGCGAGGGCCCGGCGACGATCAAGGGCGAGGACGGCCTCTTGCGCAATTATGTCCGGCTCAATGTCCGCGGCCGTGGCGTCGTGGATTTCGTCGAGGAGGCCCGCCGGATCGTGGCCGAGAAGGTCCCCTTGCCGACGGGCGTGGCCGTGGACTGGACCGGCCAGTTCGAGCACGAGGTCCGGGCCCGCAGGACGCTGTCGATCCTGATGCCGACGGTCCTGCTGATCATCCTGGGCATCCTCTACTGGACCTACCACGACCTGGCCGACGCCGCGCTCATGGTCCTGGCGGTCCCCGGGGCGATCGCCGGCGGGGTCTTCTTCCAGTGGCTGCTCGGGTTCCCGTTCTCGGTGACGGTCTGGATCGGCTACCTGGCCTGCTTCGGCATGGCGACCTCGACGGGCATCATCATGCTCGTCTACCTGCGGGACGCAGTCGAATCACGCGGGGGCCTCGCGTCGATGACCGAGGACGACCTGCGGCGGGCGACGCTCGACGGCGCGGTGCATCGCCTCCGGCCGAAGCTCCTGACCGAAGGGACGACGATCCTGGGCCTCGCCCCGATCCTCTGGGCCGACGGGCCCGGCGCCGACGTGATCCGCCCGATGGCCGCGCCGGTCCTCGGCGGCCTGCTCATCGCCGACGAGGTCATCGACCTGCTGCTGCCGGTGCTGT